One region of Chlamydiota bacterium genomic DNA includes:
- a CDS encoding PilZ domain-containing protein translates to MSLFHHRSKEKRNFSRIPFWAKVEVDLNVDNAARSETLGVENLSEGGILVETTSAYPQDAPCRIHLKKNFFSTEVVLEGFIVRSVISRRGHFFDTGISFSNINPDQKGKLSQIIKLYSSNS, encoded by the coding sequence ATGTCTTTATTTCACCATCGCAGCAAAGAAAAGCGCAACTTTTCGAGAATCCCCTTTTGGGCCAAGGTTGAAGTTGATCTTAATGTTGACAATGCGGCCCGTTCTGAAACGTTGGGAGTAGAAAATTTAAGTGAAGGTGGGATCTTAGTCGAAACCACCTCCGCCTATCCCCAAGATGCCCCTTGTCGAATTCATCTTAAAAAGAATTTTTTTTCCACCGAAGTTGTTTTGGAGGGATTCATTGTCCGATCAGTGATCAGCCGGCGTGGGCATTTTTTTGATACGGGAATCAGTTTTTCCAATATAAACCCTGATCAAAAAGGTAAACTCTCTCAAATCATCAAACTTTATTCCTCAAACTCTTAA
- the serS gene encoding serine--tRNA ligase, with translation MLDLKWIRENREDAEKGVQAKGVKLDINELLQLDEERKSLSKELDRLRQQMNQSAKEIGLLKSKGMPSQEKMDSQKSLSQKISYLDSKVDVYQNKIAEKSLYIPNIPHKTVPVGISEEQNVEVKSWGEKPKMDFTLLPHWEIGEKLGIIDMKRASKITGTGFVVYRGLGAKLERALINFMLDLHINEHGYQEVSPPFVVNRRSMTGTGQLPKLEKDMYRIDEDDLFLIPTAEVPVTNLYMDEILEEKDLPMGLVAYTPCFRREAGSYGKDTRGIIRVHQFDKVEMVRFAPPEKSYDELEKLVVHAEDILQRLGLPYRIRLLCSGDMSFAAAKCYDIEVWAAAQGRYLEVSSCSNFEAFQARRANIKFRRETGNGKPEYVHTLNGSGIALARTVVALLENYQQKDGSVKVPSVLIPYLSGVEEIREK, from the coding sequence ATGCTGGATCTTAAATGGATTCGCGAAAATCGGGAGGATGCTGAAAAAGGGGTTCAAGCCAAAGGGGTCAAGCTTGATATTAACGAACTCCTTCAACTGGACGAAGAAAGAAAATCCCTCTCGAAAGAACTCGATCGTTTGCGCCAGCAAATGAATCAATCCGCTAAAGAAATTGGACTTCTCAAGTCTAAAGGAATGCCCTCCCAGGAAAAAATGGATAGTCAGAAGTCTCTATCCCAAAAAATATCTTATTTAGACTCAAAAGTGGATGTATATCAAAATAAAATAGCCGAAAAATCACTTTATATCCCAAATATCCCGCATAAAACAGTTCCTGTTGGAATATCAGAAGAACAAAATGTAGAAGTCAAAAGCTGGGGTGAAAAGCCAAAAATGGATTTTACACTACTTCCTCATTGGGAAATTGGAGAAAAATTAGGCATTATTGACATGAAGCGGGCCAGTAAAATTACAGGAACCGGCTTTGTCGTCTATCGAGGATTAGGGGCTAAATTAGAAAGAGCCTTGATTAATTTCATGCTGGATCTTCATATCAATGAGCATGGATATCAGGAGGTATCGCCTCCCTTTGTAGTCAATCGTCGAAGCATGACGGGAACAGGTCAGCTTCCCAAGTTAGAAAAGGATATGTACCGGATTGATGAAGATGATCTTTTCTTAATCCCTACTGCTGAAGTTCCTGTGACCAATCTTTATATGGACGAGATTCTGGAAGAGAAAGATCTTCCCATGGGTTTGGTGGCTTATACTCCTTGCTTTAGGAGAGAGGCGGGTTCTTACGGGAAGGACACGCGGGGGATTATTCGAGTGCATCAATTTGACAAAGTTGAAATGGTGCGTTTTGCCCCTCCAGAAAAATCTTATGACGAATTGGAAAAATTAGTCGTTCATGCCGAAGATATTCTTCAAAGATTAGGTCTTCCTTATCGGATACGTCTCTTATGTTCTGGGGACATGAGCTTTGCAGCCGCGAAGTGTTATGACATCGAAGTCTGGGCCGCTGCTCAAGGGAGGTATCTTGAAGTCTCCTCGTGCAGTAATTTTGAGGCTTTTCAAGCCCGCCGGGCGAATATTAAATTTAGACGGGAAACCGGAAACGGGAAACCGGAGTACGTTCATACCCTCAATGGTTCGGGCATTGCTTTAGCCAGGACCGTGGTGGCCCTCCTTGAAAACTACCAACAAAAAGATGGAAGTGTGAAAGTTCCATCGGTTTTGATTCCCTATCTCTCTGGGGTTGAGGAAATAAGGGAAAAGTAA
- the gyrA gene encoding DNA gyrase subunit A: protein MAEETKNLFTRNEKIVPISIEEEVRNSYMDYSMSVIVGRALPDCRDGLKPVHRRILYAMRDLGLVHNREYKKSARIVGEVLGKYHPHGDLSVYDALVRMVQTFSLRYPLVDGQGNFGSVDGDNAAAMRYTEVRLTALAEEMLEDIDKETVDFRPNFDESLEEPVLLPSKIPNLILNGSSGIAVGMATNIPPHNLKEVCGAIKHLIDDPQATIKDLIKLIPGPDFPTGAIICGRQGVLDMYNTGRGHIKTRARAGVEEIKNGKTNIVVTEIPYTVNKASLLEKIAELVNDKKITGISDIRDESDKDGMRIVLELKRGENEQVVLNQLYKHTQMQETFGAILLAIDQGMPKVLNLKQLLGRHIDHRKVIITRRTTYELRIAEERAHILEGFKIALDHIDQVVKTIREAKDRKDAFEKLMKKFALSDRQATAILDMRLYQLTGLERTKIEEEYLEVIKRISYLKGILASEKKVLALIKDELTELYEKYGDDRRTTFQDDEKEFHIEDLIADESTIITVSHSGYIKRTSPNLYRQQRRGGKGIMGMEMRDEDFVEDLYTASTLDYLLFITETGHLYWLKVYEIPQAGRLSKGKAIVNLLDMDPGEKLATIIRVRDFDQPLSVVMATQQGTVKKTPLKAFSNPRKGGIIAMTVDSKDRLVSARLTQAEDDVILATHFGQSIRFHSSQIRDMGRTAQGVRGIRLGKNDYVVAMEAVQKDATLLIVTENGYGKRTAFDEYRIQGRGGSGIITVKTKDRNGPVVGGLSVVDKDEVMIITATGKMIRSPVSGISVIGRNTQGVRLINLAEKDKVVAICKVIESEEGEEGETSDAGS, encoded by the coding sequence ATGGCTGAGGAAACAAAAAATCTTTTTACCCGTAACGAAAAAATAGTGCCCATTTCGATTGAGGAAGAGGTTCGCAATTCTTACATGGATTATTCCATGAGTGTGATTGTCGGTCGAGCTCTTCCGGATTGCCGGGACGGTTTGAAGCCGGTTCATCGAAGGATTCTTTATGCGATGCGGGATTTGGGACTGGTTCATAATCGTGAGTATAAAAAGTCGGCCCGTATCGTCGGGGAGGTTTTGGGAAAGTATCATCCTCACGGAGATCTTTCGGTTTATGATGCCTTGGTTCGAATGGTTCAGACCTTTTCGCTGCGCTATCCTCTAGTCGATGGGCAAGGGAACTTTGGTTCTGTCGATGGGGACAACGCGGCAGCGATGCGTTATACCGAAGTTAGACTCACGGCGTTGGCTGAAGAAATGCTCGAGGATATTGATAAAGAAACGGTTGATTTTAGACCTAATTTTGATGAATCACTTGAAGAACCTGTTCTTCTTCCTTCCAAAATACCCAATTTAATTTTGAATGGATCCAGCGGGATTGCAGTTGGAATGGCGACGAACATTCCTCCCCATAATTTGAAAGAAGTTTGTGGTGCCATTAAACATTTGATTGATGATCCGCAAGCTACTATTAAGGACCTCATTAAACTGATTCCGGGTCCTGATTTCCCGACAGGCGCCATTATATGCGGGAGACAAGGCGTTCTGGACATGTACAACACGGGGCGAGGGCATATCAAGACAAGAGCCCGTGCAGGGGTAGAAGAAATTAAAAATGGGAAAACAAATATTGTGGTCACGGAAATTCCTTACACGGTCAATAAGGCTTCGCTCTTGGAGAAAATTGCCGAGCTGGTGAACGATAAAAAGATTACAGGAATCTCGGATATTCGTGACGAATCTGACAAAGACGGAATGCGGATTGTTCTAGAGTTAAAGCGAGGTGAAAACGAGCAGGTTGTCCTGAATCAACTTTATAAACATACCCAGATGCAGGAAACGTTTGGTGCAATTCTTTTGGCGATTGATCAAGGAATGCCCAAGGTGCTCAATTTAAAACAGCTTCTTGGGCGACACATTGATCACCGGAAAGTCATTATTACTCGTAGGACAACTTATGAACTACGCATTGCTGAGGAGCGGGCCCATATTTTAGAAGGGTTTAAAATTGCCTTGGATCACATTGATCAAGTGGTCAAGACCATTCGCGAAGCGAAGGACCGCAAGGATGCCTTTGAAAAACTGATGAAAAAGTTTGCTTTGAGCGATCGTCAGGCGACCGCTATCTTAGACATGAGACTCTATCAATTAACGGGTCTTGAGCGCACAAAAATTGAAGAAGAATATTTGGAAGTGATTAAGCGCATCAGCTATCTCAAAGGAATTTTGGCCAGCGAGAAAAAGGTGTTGGCGCTCATTAAGGATGAATTGACAGAGCTTTACGAAAAATACGGAGATGATCGCAGGACCACCTTTCAGGATGATGAAAAAGAATTTCACATTGAAGACTTAATCGCAGACGAAAGCACCATTATCACCGTCAGTCACAGTGGCTATATTAAACGAACCTCGCCGAATCTTTATCGTCAACAGCGTCGTGGGGGAAAAGGGATTATGGGGATGGAAATGAGGGATGAAGATTTTGTGGAAGATCTTTATACGGCCTCCACGCTCGATTACCTTCTCTTTATCACTGAAACGGGTCATCTTTACTGGCTCAAGGTCTATGAAATTCCTCAGGCCGGCCGTCTTTCCAAAGGGAAGGCTATTGTGAATTTACTTGATATGGATCCCGGCGAAAAACTTGCCACCATTATTCGCGTGAGAGATTTTGATCAGCCTCTGAGCGTGGTCATGGCGACCCAACAAGGGACGGTCAAGAAAACACCACTCAAGGCGTTTAGCAATCCCCGTAAAGGCGGGATCATTGCGATGACGGTTGATTCTAAAGACCGGCTGGTGAGCGCCCGATTAACCCAGGCAGAGGATGATGTTATTTTGGCAACCCATTTTGGCCAATCAATTCGTTTTCATTCCAGTCAGATCCGAGACATGGGCCGAACAGCTCAGGGGGTTCGAGGTATTCGGTTAGGAAAGAATGATTATGTGGTGGCCATGGAAGCTGTTCAGAAAGACGCGACGCTGCTTATTGTCACAGAGAATGGTTATGGGAAAAGAACGGCTTTTGACGAATATCGCATTCAGGGGCGAGGCGGCTCTGGAATCATTACCGTGAAGACCAAGGACCGGAATGGTCCTGTGGTAGGTGGATTATCTGTCGTTGATAAAGATGAGGTCATGATTATTACGGCAACGGGAAAAATGATTCGTAGCCCCGTTTCTGGGATTTCGGTGATTGGACGAAACACGCAGGGAGTCAGACTGATTAACCTCGCTGAGAAGGATAAAGTGGTTGCGATTTGCAAGGTGATCGAATCTGAGGAGGGTGAAGAAGGAGAGACGTCCGATGCTGGATCTTAA
- the gyrB gene encoding DNA topoisomerase (ATP-hydrolyzing) subunit B, whose translation MAKEEVKEEKKEQKYDATTITVLEGIEAVRRRPSMYIGDTGIRGFHHLVYEVVDNSVDEALAGFCKKVDVVIHTNGSLSVADDGRGIPVDIHKTEKKPAVEVVLTTLHAGGKFDHESYKISGGLHGVGVSVVNALSEWLEVEVRRDGKIYHQRYERGRTASKLTVIGSSKSVGTKVTFFPDEEIFGKQEFNFETLANRLRELAFLNSGIEITLKDERKEQERVFKYEGGIRSFIEHLNKNKTVIHSKVVYVEREKEGIAVEVALQYNEGYAENLFSYANNINTIEGGTHLSGFKSGLTRTINQYIKKNNVLFKGENLDITGDDTREGITAVISVKVRDPQFEGQTKTKLGNSEVQGIVEQIVNEGLGGLLEENPSVARKIMDKILTAARAREAARKARDLTRRKGALDSASLPGKLADCSERDPSLCEIYLVEGDSAGGCFSGDTKVALADGRNLSFKELVEEDRKGIKNYCYTLNANGSVEIGEICAPRLTKRKAKIIKVILDNNEEIICTPDHQFMLADRTFKEAQSLTGNDSLMPLYRQHSRLGKRITIEGYELVFDPAEKRWIFTHLLADRYNLSHGVYDASWGTHRHHKDFNKLNNNPDNIMRLSKEQHLSLHREQAQRTLRRPDVLEKLRTLRGTTEFREKIRAKMLKMKKALSCRAKEQWKNPSYKKFMVDRFLAFYKNNPDYQKRNNDILNKNQKDYWSVEDHRSTQSERVTNYFVSHPEKRQELSALARYQWKDKDLLKWRSVRTSQQWTDEFRAKRKETYNETYRNKALKILSDIFQEKGEVDFLKYEKIRRETRDKTLLKPTSILERFFEGDAQKLKEAVTHYNHRIKDVVIVEEWIDVYDLEVPETHNFALASGVFVHNSAKQGRDRRFQAILPLRGKLINVEKARLDKVLSNNEIRMIITALGSGIGANDFDLSKLRYHKVIIMTDADVDGAHIRTLLLTFFYRQMTQLIEQGYVYLAQPPLYKIKRKKAERYVESDQEMNKFLMDLGCEGVTFIRLSDKKEFTGKQVSELANALIQLEHWGNLIRKKGVRWNIFMELKKNKTHELPVYLVRSQGEEHFFFDDSGLAQFISGEEKKSKEEVEVVTQEGKPSGIKQAVEVFELFESREITKALTRLEEKGFDIEHYQKSSEKPLFRLNDQEKDYELFSLEELLSKVKEFGRKGLSIQRYKGLGEMNPEQLWETTMNPEKRTVMKVTMEDAVEADEIFTVLMGDQVEPRRQFIETHALHVRNLDI comes from the coding sequence GTGGCGAAAGAAGAAGTTAAAGAAGAAAAGAAAGAACAGAAATACGACGCAACAACCATTACCGTTCTTGAGGGAATAGAGGCGGTTCGTCGTCGGCCGAGCATGTACATTGGCGATACAGGGATCCGAGGTTTTCACCACCTGGTTTATGAGGTAGTGGATAACAGCGTGGATGAGGCCTTGGCGGGTTTTTGTAAAAAAGTCGATGTAGTGATTCATACCAATGGCAGTCTTTCCGTAGCGGATGACGGACGGGGAATTCCGGTCGATATTCACAAAACAGAGAAGAAGCCAGCGGTTGAAGTGGTGCTCACCACGCTTCATGCAGGAGGTAAATTTGACCATGAGAGCTACAAAATTTCGGGCGGGCTTCATGGGGTGGGCGTCTCTGTCGTGAATGCCTTGAGCGAATGGTTGGAAGTTGAGGTCAGGCGTGACGGCAAGATTTATCATCAGAGATATGAGCGAGGAAGGACGGCTTCTAAGCTTACGGTGATCGGAAGTTCTAAAAGCGTGGGAACCAAAGTCACTTTTTTCCCCGACGAAGAAATTTTTGGAAAACAGGAATTTAATTTTGAAACCCTTGCCAACCGTTTAAGGGAACTGGCGTTTTTAAACAGCGGAATTGAAATTACCCTCAAGGATGAGCGCAAGGAACAAGAAAGAGTATTTAAGTATGAGGGCGGGATCAGGAGTTTTATCGAGCATCTCAATAAAAATAAAACCGTCATCCACAGTAAAGTGGTTTACGTGGAAAGAGAAAAAGAAGGGATCGCCGTTGAGGTGGCTCTTCAGTATAACGAGGGGTATGCGGAAAATCTTTTTTCGTATGCGAATAATATTAACACGATTGAAGGGGGGACGCATCTTTCCGGATTTAAATCGGGTCTTACGCGAACCATTAACCAGTATATTAAAAAGAACAATGTTTTGTTTAAGGGAGAGAACCTCGATATTACGGGAGATGACACGCGAGAGGGGATCACCGCCGTGATCAGCGTCAAGGTTAGGGATCCGCAATTTGAGGGGCAGACAAAGACAAAACTAGGAAATAGTGAGGTTCAGGGTATTGTCGAGCAAATTGTGAATGAGGGGTTAGGAGGGCTTCTTGAGGAAAACCCTAGTGTGGCTCGAAAGATTATGGATAAGATATTAACAGCCGCTCGAGCCCGAGAGGCTGCTCGAAAGGCCCGGGATTTGACTCGGCGAAAAGGGGCCTTGGATAGCGCCTCTTTACCTGGAAAGCTTGCCGACTGCTCAGAACGAGATCCCAGTTTATGTGAAATTTACCTGGTCGAGGGCGATTCAGCTGGAGGATGTTTTTCTGGAGACACCAAGGTTGCATTAGCTGATGGAAGAAATCTCTCTTTTAAGGAATTGGTGGAAGAAGACCGAAAAGGGATTAAGAATTACTGCTATACCCTAAATGCAAATGGGTCTGTTGAGATAGGTGAAATTTGCGCTCCTCGTTTGACAAAAAGAAAGGCAAAAATCATAAAGGTGATTTTGGATAACAATGAGGAAATTATTTGTACACCTGATCATCAGTTTATGTTAGCTGACAGGACGTTTAAGGAGGCACAATCCTTAACCGGCAATGATTCTTTAATGCCTCTTTATCGCCAACATTCTCGCTTAGGGAAACGAATCACGATTGAGGGTTATGAGCTGGTGTTTGATCCAGCCGAAAAGCGTTGGATTTTTACACATCTACTGGCAGACCGATATAACCTGTCACATGGGGTCTATGATGCGTCATGGGGGACGCATCGTCATCACAAAGACTTCAATAAACTAAACAATAATCCCGACAATATCATGCGTCTTTCTAAGGAACAGCACTTAAGTCTTCACCGTGAACAAGCACAGAGGACACTTCGACGACCAGATGTTTTGGAAAAATTGCGCACGTTGCGTGGAACGACTGAATTTCGAGAAAAGATAAGAGCGAAAATGTTGAAGATGAAAAAAGCCTTGAGTTGTCGTGCTAAGGAGCAATGGAAGAATCCGTCTTATAAAAAGTTCATGGTGGATCGTTTCCTTGCATTCTATAAAAACAACCCCGATTACCAAAAGCGAAACAATGACATTCTTAACAAAAACCAAAAAGACTATTGGAGCGTTGAGGATCATAGATCGACACAATCCGAGCGCGTCACGAATTATTTTGTTTCCCATCCAGAAAAGCGTCAGGAGTTGTCAGCATTGGCAAGATACCAATGGAAGGACAAGGACCTTCTAAAATGGAGAAGCGTTAGAACAAGTCAACAATGGACGGATGAATTTAGAGCAAAAAGGAAGGAAACTTACAACGAGACTTATCGTAATAAAGCCCTGAAAATTTTAAGCGATATTTTTCAAGAAAAAGGAGAAGTAGACTTTTTAAAATATGAAAAGATTCGTCGAGAAACTCGCGATAAGACTTTATTGAAACCTACGTCTATTTTGGAGAGATTTTTTGAAGGAGATGCTCAAAAGCTTAAAGAGGCTGTGACACATTACAATCACCGCATCAAGGATGTGGTGATTGTAGAGGAATGGATCGATGTCTATGATTTAGAGGTTCCAGAGACACATAATTTTGCTCTTGCGTCAGGGGTGTTCGTTCACAACAGCGCAAAACAAGGGCGAGACCGTCGATTTCAGGCGATTCTTCCCTTGCGTGGAAAATTGATCAATGTCGAAAAGGCCCGCCTCGATAAAGTCTTAAGCAATAATGAAATTCGAATGATTATCACGGCTCTCGGCTCTGGAATTGGGGCGAATGATTTTGATCTTTCAAAGCTGCGTTATCATAAAGTCATTATCATGACCGATGCCGATGTCGACGGAGCTCATATTCGGACGCTTCTTTTAACCTTTTTTTACCGTCAGATGACCCAACTGATTGAACAGGGCTATGTCTATCTCGCTCAGCCGCCTCTTTATAAAATCAAGCGAAAGAAGGCTGAGCGTTATGTCGAGAGTGATCAAGAGATGAACAAGTTTTTAATGGATTTGGGTTGTGAAGGGGTGACCTTCATACGGCTTTCTGATAAAAAGGAATTTACAGGAAAGCAGGTTTCAGAATTAGCCAATGCACTCATTCAGCTAGAGCATTGGGGAAATTTAATTCGAAAAAAAGGTGTCCGATGGAATATTTTTATGGAGCTCAAGAAGAATAAAACGCATGAATTACCCGTCTATCTTGTTCGCAGCCAAGGCGAAGAACATTTTTTCTTCGACGATTCAGGATTGGCTCAGTTTATATCAGGGGAAGAAAAAAAATCTAAAGAAGAGGTAGAAGTGGTGACGCAGGAAGGTAAGCCTTCTGGAATCAAACAAGCGGTTGAGGTTTTTGAGCTTTTTGAATCGCGAGAAATCACAAAAGCCCTCACCCGTCTCGAGGAGAAGGGTTTTGATATCGAGCATTATCAGAAATCGTCTGAAAAACCCCTCTTTCGACTCAATGACCAAGAGAAGGATTATGAACTTTTTTCATTAGAAGAATTGCTGAGCAAGGTCAAGGAATTTGGCCGTAAGGGGCTTTCGATTCAGCGTTATAAAGGACTCGGAGAAATGAATCCCGAACAGTTGTGGGAAACCACGATGAACCCTGAGAAAAGAACGGTCATGAAAGTAACCATGGAAGATGCCGTTGAGGCCGACGAAATTTTTACTGTTTTGATGGGGGATCAAGTGGAGCCCCGCCGACAATTTATTGAGACCCATGCACTACATGTGAGAAATTTGGACATATAA
- a CDS encoding DUF721 domain-containing protein, whose product MKKPVLERKKREPTHVGKVIEDVILSLEQADLKNHGKIFFHWKEVVGDAIASHSRPYQVRSKKLKVFVDSSDWLYEITKRHEKEILEKIQSLVGKEVVKEIQYQIG is encoded by the coding sequence ATGAAGAAGCCAGTGCTTGAGCGTAAAAAAAGAGAACCGACTCATGTGGGTAAGGTGATTGAAGATGTGATTCTCTCTCTTGAGCAGGCCGATCTTAAGAATCATGGGAAAATTTTCTTTCATTGGAAAGAAGTTGTCGGTGATGCGATCGCTTCCCATTCCCGACCTTATCAGGTTCGCTCAAAAAAACTTAAGGTTTTCGTAGATTCTTCCGATTGGCTTTATGAAATTACGAAACGTCACGAGAAGGAAATTTTAGAAAAAATTCAATCTCTTGTAGGGAAAGAGGTCGTGAAGGAAATCCAATATCAGATTGGATGA
- the recF gene encoding DNA replication and repair protein RecF (All proteins in this family for which functions are known are DNA-binding proteins that assist the filamentation of RecA onto DNA for the initiation of recombination or recombinational repair.): MLLKFIAVAYSFSEVRILKSLEVKHYRNIKEACLKFSSFQNVFIGENAQGKTNLLEAIYLLATGRSFKTSSLEDLYPWSGGFPFLKSEFVDGNRLLELEIELIRDRKLARVNGSEKARLSQLLGTMQVIEILPQDYLLIDGEPARRRKFLDLAISQWDERYYLHCVRYYQGLRQRNRSLQRGPDLERAGIRVWNKILEEHGAYVIWRRKQVLQSLNPELRSLHAGVAEKDEEVEVLYRSSIEGDSLEEIQTNFCEKLLQAEERDILFRCTREGPHRDDLSFMMDAREIKNFGSEGQKRSLVIALKLTLGDFLKKREGKTPFFILDDVLTQLDERRRKGLMQVLSPYQSFVSITAIDFHRDLIPQGKWFGVKSGQYEEASA; encoded by the coding sequence ATTCTTTTAAAATTTATCGCTGTCGCTTACAGCTTCTCGGAGGTTAGGATTTTAAAAAGTTTAGAGGTTAAACATTATCGTAATATTAAGGAGGCTTGTTTAAAATTTTCCTCTTTCCAGAATGTTTTTATAGGCGAGAATGCTCAAGGAAAGACAAATCTCCTTGAGGCCATCTACCTTTTAGCAACCGGAAGGAGTTTTAAAACTTCATCTCTCGAAGATCTCTACCCATGGTCTGGAGGATTTCCATTTTTAAAATCAGAATTTGTGGATGGAAACCGTTTGTTAGAGCTTGAGATTGAACTGATTAGAGATCGAAAACTTGCTCGGGTGAATGGGAGTGAGAAAGCTCGTCTTTCTCAGCTTCTGGGGACGATGCAGGTGATTGAAATTTTACCCCAGGATTATCTTCTCATTGACGGGGAACCGGCAAGGAGGAGAAAATTTTTAGATTTGGCTATTTCTCAGTGGGATGAGCGGTATTATCTTCACTGTGTTAGGTATTATCAAGGTTTAAGGCAAAGAAATCGCTCTCTTCAGCGGGGGCCTGATCTTGAGAGAGCGGGAATCAGAGTTTGGAATAAAATTTTAGAAGAACATGGGGCTTACGTTATTTGGAGAAGGAAACAAGTTCTTCAGTCTCTTAATCCCGAATTGAGAAGTCTTCATGCAGGAGTTGCTGAAAAGGATGAAGAGGTTGAGGTTCTCTATCGAAGCTCTATAGAGGGTGACAGTCTGGAAGAGATTCAGACGAATTTTTGTGAGAAGTTGCTCCAGGCTGAAGAAAGGGATATTCTCTTTAGGTGTACTCGGGAAGGGCCCCATCGAGATGATCTTTCTTTCATGATGGATGCCAGAGAAATAAAGAATTTTGGCTCAGAGGGGCAGAAGCGGTCTTTGGTGATCGCCCTGAAATTAACCCTGGGTGATTTTTTAAAAAAGAGAGAAGGAAAGACGCCTTTTTTTATTTTAGATGATGTTTTAACTCAATTAGATGAAAGGAGAAGGAAGGGGCTCATGCAAGTTCTTTCTCCCTATCAATCTTTTGTGTCCATCACCGCGATCGATTTTCATCGAGATTTAATTCCGCAAGGGAAATGGTTTGGGGTTAAAAGTGGCCAGTATGAAGAAGCCAGTGCTTGA